The following nucleotide sequence is from Aspergillus luchuensis IFO 4308 DNA, chromosome 1, nearly complete sequence.
CCCACTTACTTCCTAATCGCTCATGCTTCTCGAGAATCCCGAGTAGCATCCCTTTGTCGCCGAGTCTTGCCCGATCCCGCCGACCTGAAACTCGTTAGTATGATGGTCCGGAACGATCATTCTGCTTCACTTACATGCTAATCCGCCTGGCCACAGTCGCCAGCCCGGCGTCGTTCTCTGCCTCATGATGCGCCCGCTCAAAGGCAATGCGtctgtcttcttcgctgCGCCGGATGACCTCTTCCTGCGACGGGGGCAGACGTTCGTTTTGCAGATCGACCTTGCGAGCATCTTCGAAGTTGGTGATGGCCTGCTTGATACCCTCCGCTCCCAGCATCAGAGTACCCGCTGGGAGACGACCTCCCGCAGCGGTCTTGAGTTCGGTGACCCGCTCGGACTCTTCACGCAATACCTGGAACACACGCGACAGACGTCCAATGGCAAGAATCTTGTTCTTGATCGCACGTCGCTTGAACTCGCTGCTCTCGACATCCATCGCcgcaggaggagaggggggtgcgGCGGTGGGCGAGACCGATGTGGGGGTATcatcttcaagctcctcctTGGAGCAGGTGTTGAGAATGGCAATAAGCATGTCCGTAATCTTCTCACCGACGAAGGGAAGCGACCAGGTGAAGACGTCCATGAAGTTGGGGAGCCAGTACGGGTGAGGCGTGCAGTTAAACTGTCGGATATTCATGACGTTGTTCTCGTATTTCAGGACGGCGgccttgttgttgtagaCATCCAGGTAGTTGGGAGCACTGAAGATGGTCATGACACTGGGGAAACCGGTCGTACGTGTCTTGCGGTACATGCGGTAACCGGCATCCTGTGCCTCGTGCGCCCGaatgatggagagaagattgTTCTTTTCGAGGAAGGCGCACGCCGCGGGGTATGAGAAGAAATACGAGCATCCACGGACGCTGTTGTGGATGAAGTAGTCACCAGTCTTCTCCTGCCCAAAGTCTTCCAGAGGATCGGCCCAGAGGATGTCGCACATCAGGCCATGAGTCGGAGGCTCCCTAAAGCGATCAATCTGTCGCCAAGTTAGCCAGCAGTCCACCAGATTTAGTGTTCAGCCCATAGCATACCGCTTTGATATCTTCCAGAGTGTGCAGCTCGGGACTGAGACCTCCGTGGATACAGAGGAACTGCTTGTTCATGACCGCCGCCAGCGGCAAGGAGCAAAACGATTCGATGCATGCCTCGTAGATGCGCTCGCTGTATTTGTGTTTGCACTCAAGCTTGAAAGTGAAGTAGTCCGTCAAATGCCGACATTCGTGGTTACCCCGCAGGAGCCAGAGCGTATTCGGATACCAGATCTTGAGAGCCCAGAGATACAGGACACACTGTAGCACGCGAGTCAGTGGGTGTGGCAATAACCAGACAGCTTGCGATCACACGAACCTCAATACTGAAGTAACCTCTGTCCACATAGTCACCGAGGAAGAGATAGCGCGTCTCGGAAGGATCTCCGCCGACCTCGAAGAGCTTCATTAAATCGTAATATTGTCCGTGAACATCACCGCACACGGTGATGGGCGCATCCATTTCCAGCAGGTTGGGTTCAGCCCTGAGGAGCTGAGTACCGGCCTGTATAATCCATAGTGCCTGATCTTCAGTGAGACGACCTTCGCGGTAGAAGTGCTGCTTGAGGAACTGCAGGTTGGGCTTAGAAGGGTCTTCACGAGACCAGAACAGGTCGTCCGGCGGGGTGTTCAACGCCGGCGCTTGCACCTCTGAAAGATCATAGAGTGATTAGGAGAGCGCACATCCAGATAATTTAAgtagaggaagggaagagagagaaaaagacatTGTGGCGTTACCTTTAATTACTCGCTCCATGGTCGACACCTGAGTGCCATCTTCCATAACATGTAACGTAAAGTCGATCTCCGGGACCGGCTTTTTATCCGTCACCGCACGCGCGATAGTGCGATCCATGGTGACTTAAGTGATAGGGAAGACGTAGATCTTGGATCTGGGGAAATCGCAAGAACGTCGTGCCCCGGGGGGTTGCGAGGAGGCGAAGAAAAGGGGAAAGACACCAGCGCGGAGGCCAGTTGTTGGTGGGGGGTTAAGCGGCGGCGGGATTGGATTTCACACGCGAGACAGGCGGAGATCGCGAGGACTGGCCGTTGTAAGGAACAAGCTGGACGGGAGGTCACCAAGAATTCCTACGAAGTGGCGATTCCGAGGATGacaagggggaggggagcgAAATAGGGTTGGGAAAAATTGAGGCTAAAGCGTGGGTCAGGGACAAGGCGAGAGGGACGAGCGAAGAgtgagggaagatggagagaggcGCCGGGCAGTGCAACCCGAATAGGAGAGATGGTCGGCCTTCCAGCTCGATATCGTCAAGGCTGGAGAATACTAAGAGGCTGAAAAAAGACTGCCTGACCACCTTTTTTCTGCAGAGAACCACTAGTACAGATGATTCGGAAGAATAAGCCAATTATCGGGTAAGATACAAGCTACTAGGTAATTAGTTCCCCCTCTTCGTGTTGAGAGTATCATTCAATCtaatctctttctcttcattgcAAGAAAGAGAGTTTCACTCGACGTCAGACCAACCGTAATTACGGTAATTCTCAGCTGGCGGATCAATCCCGCTTCGTTACAGTCCCTGTAATTAATTACGCCGTCCGCGGGGAACCTGATTCATCCATCATTGATTACTTTTGTTTCCTCTCTGTCTAGCTTATCAGTTCCTACAATTTACAGCATACTACCCATCACTCATCATGTATGAATCCTATCGTCAGtaccctccttcttcttcttctgtcttgACACATCACTGACTCACGACAGGCCCTCATCCCCTACTGGCTCAGGTCCCCTTGACCGTTTCCCCCTTCATCAACCTCCCCACTTCCGTCACTCTTCCCTACACCTACAAGTCCGTTCCCTCGACCATCCCCCCTTCAGTAACAGTCGACCCAAGTAACCCCGATGTCAAACCCCGCTACGTGGTTTCATCCAGTGGCGAGCATGCCGCCTCTCCAGAAGAGATTCTAGCTTCCTGCAACGCCCTCGAGCAGCACCTGAACAAGACACGCGCCGACGCCGAGAAAGCAATCCGGGGCTGGGAGGACTCAATCACCCAGCGCGACCTCGCAGAGAAGCGACGTGTGGCTCCCGGATGGCTTGACAGAGATGAGAAACTACTTCAACCGAGCAACTCGGCCGCTGGCCCTAGAGGACATAGCCAATCTCAACCCAGTCTATTGGACAGCTCGTTCTCCGACCCCAGTGCGGCCGCATTACCCTCCATGGTACCGCGAGACGAAGGCGAAGAACTGGACAGAGCATTTGGCGGGCTGGACGTGAAATGAGAGCGGCGCGAACATGTTCTGAAGTACAATATACCGGGATAGCTTGGGTGAAGGCCATAAACCGCGCCATGGCCGCTGAAACCGCTGCAGGTGGATGCTATGGGCCCTTGCTTTGGCGGGGATAGTAGCGCACTTCCTTCGTCGCAAGCCACGATAAAGTTCAAGCTTGTGCGCACCGTATTCTGCAAAAGATCACCAGTGCAGGGCGCTCTGCATCTGAACCAGCTGAACCACGGCAGTGCGCGACCTGCGCCAACGAGAGCACAGCCATATAACCATCTGGTACCGCCGAGCAACTAGCTCAAACAATCTCCTAAGAAACAAATCTAGCATCAATCATAATACTATCATACATTCCCATTAACTTCCACAAGAGTGCACCTAATCAAATTATGAAACGACGTAGAAACCAACCGTGGTAGACAGAACCCCACCCGCCCGGCGGATATCAACTGCCATCAACCAGCAGCTACTGATAATCTAGCTTTTGCTCCGCCCGCAAagctccatccatcatctcattTTCCCAcccttcaccaccaaccacacttcctcaacctcccacCTCGAAAACAACCAAATCCAAACCCTCAAAATGGAATCCATCACCGCACCCCCCGACACAACAACCTACATCCCCCTCGCCGAGCACCAATCCCGCACCCCAAGCTCCTTCCACTCCGGTCCTCCAATCCTCTACTCGCAGCACCAAAACTGCAAACTCGTGCTCCTGGAGCGCGAAGCCCTCGCAGTCCCAGCACTAGGCGCTCTGCGCGATGCCTCCACTGCAAACGGcaccaccgaagaagacgaagcagCGGAAGACAAAGAGATCGTCATCACCGGCGTGAACGTATGGGTTACGTCTGAGTGAGTAGCCtggccctcctccatccataACGCAATACAATAACCAAAGAGAAAGCAAAACCATTACTAACGAGAATGAATCAACCAACTAGGaaattcctcctccacaaccccaCAACCAACACCGGTCTCTCAATCCCCTACCCCTCTATCTCCCTGCACGCCATCCAGCGCCTGCAGCTCCCCAACACCGAACCCCAAGCCCAGGTTCAAGGCCTATACATGCAAATCGCCAACCCAACGACCTCCACCTACTcctccgccgacgacgaagaagacgcccTTACTGTAACAGTTGTGCCCGAGACGCCCGCTCAAGAATCTTTtacccccgccgccgccgaggaaGGAGACGAAAAGCCCGAAACCCCTACCCAGACCCTCTACGCTGCTGTGTCGGCGTGCTCGAATCTGCATCCGGATCCGGTGGAGCCGggcgatgaggacgaggatgattacgaaggagaaggaggagcgtTTCAGTCTGGGTTAGTGTCGATGGGGAGCGCGGAGGGTGGATTGCCGCCGCCGGTGGAGGGGAGTTCGGGGTGGATTACGGCGGAGAATATGCATGAGTTctttgatgaggagggaaatTGGATtgctggtggggaggagCCCACGTTGCCTTTGGGGCCTGGGGCGGGGACGGTGAggcagagggaggaagaggagggggagggggtggatggggaagagggtgTTAATGGGGATGGTAGCGGGGAGGAGAcgaagtggaggaggacgGATTAGATTGTTTTATTGGTCTATCCAGCAACTCTTCTTGGTCTCTGCTTGTGTACTATCTCTACTACTTAAACCGAtggcgtgtgtgtgtgttgtggAATACATTTTGTAATGATAGATGCTACTTAGTTACTTGTTATGAAACGGATCAATTGCCAAGTACTACTTGTAGAAGTCTATTGACCATCATctttagattaattttttattaatcctACCTATTACCTACGTTCATCTTTACAGTGGAGGGTAGACACGCCCGCACGCTAGCCAAGCAAAGGAAACAAGAGAAAACAATCAACGCCGCTGCCAACTATCAGTCCATCCATGCGCCTGCCCTATTCTTTCAGGaacccatctccatcatacAAGCTTCCCGGCGTGGCAGCCCCAATTCCCAGTCCGACAGGCTTTTTCGTCGGAGTACGAAATCCTTGTCGGGAACTGCCAGGGCCGGGCTTCAATCGGTGGCTCTTTGCCCGTCCAACTTGGGCTGAAGGTTCGCTGGGCGAAGTAACTGAAGAATTTCTGGgacccttgcccttgggtTCCGAAGCCCGGTCTTCCCAGATGGGAACTATGATGCCGCTATTCGCAGTTGGCGGTTTTGGCACAGCGGCCGCTGGCCGCCAGAGCTGCGCCTGAGAATAGCTGATTGGAGAAACAATGTGATGCGGACTACCCTGGTACCGCGGGGCCACCATGTTCTTGGGGTCGTTCTTCGGACGCAATGGTGATTCGGCGGTATTGCGTACCGGTTCCTTGCCCATACTGGGACCGCGCGAATGACGCATCGGCGGACTTGACTGCGTCATGGCATTATCATCGAGAGGGTTCAGTGAGCGGAAGCTGCCGCGTGCTGTTGACCGTGGTGGAGGTTGACGCGGTCCCTTGACGGCTGTACGGCGCGGACTGCCAGGGTTCGAGGAGTTTTCGAACCCCGTCGGCGAGCTGTTGTAATGCGGAATTATCCAGACCGGACTGTTCTTTTCCGGAGATGGCGTAGTCGACAGGTTGGTATCAATCCTGGGGGGCGGTAGAGTCGTCACAATATCGGGCAATGACTTCTCCATGTCCATGATACTCAGAGTATGATCCCCGACATCAGTAGGTGAGTTCACCTTGAGCTTCGGCGGTCCTCCCTGTGAGGGTTCATCTGGAATCTCCGTAACTCGCGAGTTTTCCTTCTGTTGCTCATCATAGCTGGCCCGACTCACTGTAAGGCCTGAACCGTTGGACTGAACTGAAATGTGGGAGATTGATGAATTGGGAACTTGTGCCCGGCTGGTATCAATTTCGTCGGTCTCCTCCGGCTCCTCGGCTGTAGGCGAGAAGACTGGGCCACCAAACGTGATTGGAGGATGTATCGAGATCCGAACGCAGTTCTGCCGCCGATGGCCTTTGCGGGTGCTACTGCTCCCTTTGAGTGCAGAGGGCAGAGGGGGTCTAAGATGACTGTTCGGGCCTAGCAGAGGACCATCCGGAATCCCAGTGGTACTAGGCTTCAATCGGGTGTCAGTGCTCGAGGCAGAATTGCTGATCACGTTGTAAAATGGATCGAGCTCGTTCTTCTGATCACCATACATCGAACGGCGTTGCATTTGACTGAAATGTGGCACTAAGGCTCCATTGGGTACTGGATTGAGGGAAGGCGGGCGGCTCAGATCCAGAGGCTTCACCCACAGGGATGAGTCTCGCTTGGCCTTGATTTCAGACAGAGACTCGGTTCGTCGTGGCGGTGGACTGACGCGTTCCGTCGAATGATTCGGGCTCCGTGTGGTCAAGCTTCGACGCGGAGAAGAGCGAGGTGATTCAAGTCTCCTGGCTTCCCACGCGGTGCCAGAATTTGACGGGAAGACGAATTGAGATGGTACGACTGGAGCTGGCCCAAGGCCTCTTCGATCATATTCCATCCGTCCAACGTCGTTGGCATCAAACGGGGCGAATGTGGGACATGGAGGCAAAGCGGGCGATGTGAAAGTACTGTCGACATTTGTCGACGTTCTTCTGCTGTCCTCCAGAATGGAGCTGTCTGCGGTTTCGAGACTCAGCGAAGAGAGACAAGTTGAGTCATTCCTTGACAAACGGAAGCGGTTTGGCGGATAGGCACACGGTGGTGGAGGTACAGGTTGCTCGGGCGCAGACCCGGCCGTTTGAGCAGTGATGCTTCCCCCACGTACCCGACCATTGGATGGGTTGCAACCGTCTTGTTTATCCTCCATGAGCGGGTACAGGCTGCCGGACCGCTCCCTATGATGCTTCAATGGCCATGTCCCCGAGCTTGGTCGGCTCGTGAGACTTGCCTTCaattgctcttcttctcggtcTGGGGTATGCCGCGGTGTGGTCTCCGTTGCTAGCTCGAACGCACCCTCGACAGCAGAGTTCGGTACGTTATCGTCAATTCCAGATACTGTCGGTGAAGCCGATTGCCGCTTCTCTGAATGCTCCGTCAGTGGAGACAGTGAGCTGAGTCGTTGTGGTCCTAGGAGGTGTCGTGACAACCGCGCAGAGCGGCTTGAAAGAGACCGGGATAGTGAACGACGCATGTCACGGGCTTTCTCGTCCAAGGGAGATGACGTGTCGGAGTCCGTAGGGGATAGAATGAGGCTCTCGCGAGATGAAAGGACTCCCCACTCAGACGGCTTTCCATATGGGAGCTGTCCATACTGTCGTAGTGCGGTGCCCTCCTCCCGCGAGAGTTCTGTCAGCGTCTCCCCCTGGTATTGTTGTAGAGCAAATCCATCCTGCTTCGCGTTTGCCACCGCCAGCGACAGGCGATCCTGACGGACTCTTATCCAAATGACCGTGCCAACTATCGCAGACACAATAAAGACGACGGAGCAGCTCACGGCTATCGCTATTAAGGTGGTCAATGGCGGCATTGTCGTTTCCTCCTGCTCTCGGTGCCAGAGCTGGCAGAACCTGGTTCCTTTAGACTTTGAGTAGATGCGTTAACCCATACACTCGAGCTGGTACTTGTCCCAGTGTCTATACCAATTCCGCGATGGTTCCGGACGGCATTCAACGGCGCCGAAGACCAGGCAAGAGTAGCAACTACTAGCCACGGAAACGCCAGCACAAGGATAATCAGAAAACAGAGAGATccatgatggatgggaggaAGCGCGCTCGTGAGGGAGCGTTGCGTTTGTTATGGCAGCCGGCTGGGGCATGGGAATGTTGGTAGCATTATTGTCGGCTCGCGAGGAATGCTGCGATGTCAACCAACCATCCTCCCCAGCGAGCCATTGACTGGCGATAGGGAGCCTTCATCAAACTGAAGCTCGGTCCCAGAATTCCTGTAATGTCCCAATTTAGAAGATAAGTCGAGAATAGACCATCGCCAAGATGCTAGCAGATCTACAGGAGGCCGCAGAGTTTCCACTGATAACTAGAAGAATGTTAGCGAAACAGTCAAGAATTGAGCACCCCTGGAGCTCGTGGAACATGGTAGATTCCAACGACTCCCTCTTCTTGGAGACCGTGATCGTGCAAGCTACTTTCGCTCACACTGTTAGTTTTCAACAGCaaactactactttgtaAAGGACTGTACGTCCTGGGTATAAGGAATCTAGTAATCCTTCTTGGCATGCCATAAGGCGCCGCATGCAGACTCAAGTCTGAAAAAAACCACGAGTAAGTATATCATAGAAGGCATGAAACACCTGCATTAGCAACGCAGCTCCCTGCGCgtgtctttccttcttcccagcttCGCGTGGTAAAAGCGCAAGTGGaggtggaagtggagatTTCCGGGAAACCCCAATCGGGCAGGGCAGCCGCTGTCACGGGGGGTTGCGGGACGGAAATACGACGAGTCCGGATCCGCCGGCCTCTCGGATTGGGAGAACCAGACGAGGTTGATCAACTCCGAACTTACTCAGTGTTCAGGTCTCGTGTCTCCTGATATTTCCGAGGTCATCGTCTGATTGAGGCCGTCAGATGCCAGAGGGTCCCCGATCCCGATACCGATGGGGACTTCGGTGAGATAAAGAAAGCAAGCGAAAGCTGCAGAAGCAGGGCATGGGGCGCCTGTCGTCAACCCACGCCCGGATACCCCCAGCCTGGGACCTTTTCACCCGCCTTGGAGACTATGGGACCGCTTAGCGTTATTAGAACCCACCAGACGAGAAAGCTGGATGGAGTGAGCGTGGCCAGTCGGGGCAACTAGACTTATCCTCGATAGCCAACCCCAAACTCTGAATAATGCGAACTCCAGAGTAGGAGCCAACCATCTGCATAGAGGGGGGCAATGGCCCAGTCAACCCCTCACCGGCGCGGGGGGCTCCTAGTGGGCTTGCTGTCCTAATAGTGTTTACGTTGCTGGCCGTAGTGGTGTGTATATTTAAGCTCCAATCTACGATATAAAGCTGCCCGCCATCTGGCTAGGCCGTCTCACATCTTCACTTCGTTCTTTCCTAACTCTCCTGCGTATCCTCGAGAATCCCCTCTCTTTAcaccccttctccacccatAGATCCGATCATGGCTGCCAGCCCTCAGAAAGATGGACACTTTGTCCATGACAACACTACAGCTCCCGCCCACCCCGGCTTGCTGAGCATGTTCTCACTGAAGGGCAAGACTGCCATCGTTACAGGCGCCGGTGCTGGCATCGGTCTTGCCGTAGCTAGTGGCCTGGCTGAAGCCGGTGCAAATGTGGCCATGTGGTATAGCAGCAACCCTAGCTGCATCGAGCGGGCCGCGGAGATTGCTTCCAAGTATGGTGTTCAGGGTCAGTAGCTCAGACCATTTTCCCCACTTACCGCCTGGCATACTTTACTAATGCTCATTCCAGCCCAGGCGTACAAGGTCGAAATCACCAAGCCCGAAGCCGTGCAGGAGGCCGTTGACCAGGTTGTGAAAGACTTCAACGGCCGACTGGACGTTTTCATTGCCAATGCCGGTGTTCCCTGGACTAAGGGTCCCATGGTTGACGGTCCGCTGGACCACTACCAGAATGTGGTCGATGTCGATCTGAACGGTACCTTTTACTGCGCCAGGGCGGCAGCAACCCACTGGAGGagacagaaggaggagggtaCCGATATCAACGGTAACGCACTTAACAACTTCACCTATGGCAGCTTTGTGGCCACCGCTTCCATGAGCGGTCACATTGTCAACTTCCCTCAGATGCAGGCAGCATACAATGCCTCCAAAGCGGCCGTTATCCATCTCTGTAAGTGAAGCGGCCTTGGAGAAATAGACTTGCATCGTACTAATTCCCAATGCAGGCAGGTCGCTGGCTGTTGAGTGGGTCAGATTCGCACGTGCCAACACCGTCTCCCCAGGATACATTGCCACAGAGATCTCGAACTTTATCCCAACTGAGACCAAGACCGTCTGGAAGGATAAGATCCCCATGGGTCGCGAGGGAACACccgaggagctgaagggCGCGTATCTGTACCTGGCATCGGATGCATCCAGCTACACTACTGGAGCAGACATTGTGGTTGACGGCGGCTACTGCGCCCCATAAGCTTTTGATGATATAGATGGCACCTTATGATCTGTACATTTGAACTTGCAGCGATACATACATATgaaagatattattacaCGATAGACGAAATGAACGACTGGACTTCTTCGCGATCAAGCCCGTTCGTGGCGCTTCTAGATACAACCACACCCGGTCAGGGCCAAGGAACCAGGCCAACCACTTCCAGCCAACCACTACCATAGATCCCTGCAGGAGTCGTGGCTTGCAGGTTGCAGGACATCAATATTCGGGATCGGCAGTGACGTAGGTCCACGATCGCGTGAGATGCCCCAGAGTAGATCGCAGTAATGTGACCACTTCTCACAACACGTGTTGGGTATTTGTTTTATCCCATAGCCACAAGAAGTGCAAACAATCAAGCTCAACTAGTAGaatcagaagaagatggtccCTCCTGTACCttttccaccacccacttcaccactgaatccaccaccccatcaacccattccccttcatcttcatctccatacACAGAATAACAgtcctcttccatttctgGAATCAATGGAAAGGGCGGCTCCATGACCTCCGGGTATATGACAGATGTATCCGGGTCAAAGTATCTCGAGAGAGGGGTTGCGGGGGGAGCAACATGGCCATTGGTGGTGAAATGGTGATCACTGCAGTAAGACGGTGTGTTCATGTTAGTCATCTTTCAGTTTTATGTCATTGTGCGTGGGATGTATTCCTCAAGGCTTGATGTGCTTGGTAAGTTCAGTAGGAAGGGTGAGATTTCGTGTAAGCAGTGGTAGAGTTGATTTGGTTGGTCGAGAAATGTGGGGGGTGTACAGCtacttagtaagtagtagtactggtaGTATACATACCGGTGAAGGTGATCCAGTTCGACTTCGTGTTGGTAAACGGGGAGGCGGGAGTAATTCGGAGTAGTATATTTCCGCAATATAGAACGAATGCCCTTGCGGTGCtgaatgaggaggaagaggagggagagaatgaGACAGGTTgttgggaagagagggatcATGTTGATGGGGTATGTAGATGTTTCTTCTCCTGTTCCTTAGGCAGGAATCTGTTAgtgtcgaggaggaggtttTAACTAAGTGATGTGGATATATTACTACCATCTCAACAAACCAAACAGTCATTAACAACATCATTTTAACAGTGAATATTCCTTTCTGATAGTTGTTATTTATTGGTTTTTCCATCAGTTCTCGTCTGATCGAAATTAATTGAACCGGATCGTTAGTCCGAAGTGGTTATCAAGACTGACGCATCACTTCAGTCATGTCAGTCATGCCAGACATCCATAATCTAGAAGGTTTCAATAATCATTCCCACACTTCATTTTCTTGTCTACTATCCCCCGTTACTACATAATcccaagaaagaggaaataaaAACCATGGCCGAACTCCCACTCTATGCTTCTCTAAGAGAAGAGCTGACTTCACCACCGAAGACGTCAATCCAAATCATAGGATCACATCTCACAGACGAACAGGCCAAGGAAATTGACTTTGATCTCTGGGTTGACTGTCGAAGATGGTTGGACTCAAGTCGATTAAAGCATCAACTAATACTGAAGAATTATGTCACACCTGGCAAAACCCATCCAAGAGCCAGGACAATCCCGAAGATATGCTGGAAAGATGGCTGAACTACTGGTTGAATGACTGTGCAGAAACAGACAAAAGGTAGTATTTATCTGCTCCTTCCCCTTGGTCCTCCCTATCTTATACTGATAATATGTTGTATCCAGCTGGACACTGCAGAAGTCAGTATCTTTCGCGCAGGAGGAGCTCGGCGCGATGAAATTCCGCATACTACTCCTGGCACGGGAAGCCTATTATCGGGGCTCACTTGAAGTGATTTTACATGCGCCCTCTTCTGAGCCCGATTATAATCCTCTGGGTTACGACAGCGCAGACAATGCACGGCTTCAGGTTGAATGGAGTTTTGAGTGCCCTTTCATGCCCACAGACCACAACTCGAATTCCATACTTCAGTATGCAATGCAACAGCGGAAGGAGGGCTGGGTGGATCTGAACGGACCAAAGCCCCTTTATGGGCAGTTCATGCGTCGAAGACCGCCCGCTTATGATAGTGCGGATGACAGCACAGTCAGAGATAGACTATTCTGGCTGTGGGGCTGTGATGGTCCGCCATAAATAGGATAAGTGGGCTTTTTTGATAGCTATTAGCCAGCATTGACGGTCTATTAAAATATTGATTGTTGTAATCCGGGGTCTTGTTTCTGATCTAAAATCTTGTGTATACATTTTCTGAGATGTCCTGCAGCACTACTGCGAGAACAGAGCTCCGTACGGCAGTTGGCTGTACATTACGCTTGCTATGTGAAAAAGAGAGCGTTAAAAAGAGGGTCGGCATGGCATTGCTAATGTAGCATACAGTCAGTTATACACCCGGTTCTAGAGTAGAATACAATATTATTGTTCATGTACTTTGATAGTTATATCATGTGACCACATAGGTGATACCAACTATTCAACCAAGAAATTCACTGAGAATCAGGCAAACCATGCGTGTTCccaatatttttattctagtaATTATCCATCCCAGAATCCCAGGGTAATGGGGTACTTCCTTCAAGTTTTCTCAGTCCTAAACCTTGCAAACTATAAAGGGCGATCACGACCGGCATCTACAGATATGTATTTCCATCACTACTATGTACCTACTacttttactactactactagtaagcagcaacagccctCACCTGACGCCCCCCAACCCGGATCACTTGACTCCCCTACAAAGTATGAACCCAAACCAGCTGAGTCCGTCCCAATCCCCATGATCTCCCTCTCTCATTCCTCTGATTTCGTCACTTTCATCACTCTACTAAAACCGAATACAGGATCCCCTCTTATCATCCTCCAATGACCCCATCACATTCATCTCAGCTCCGACATCATGCGCCCGGCCCCGGAAACCATATCTTACTACCAATATATACAAATGGAACAACCACCCATTCTTTCATCACTCAAGTATGAGGATATTCCGTCATGAAACAATGCGGCACTTGCCGATAATGGATTGTCGAGAATCATTGTATACTCTGTACTATATATTCTTGTTATGCCCTTGAGAAGATGGCATAGTAAGCTCGAAGCTATTTTTGTTCTGGATACTCTTCTCAACTCTCCCCTCTATACCACCATATATGGAACTAGTCTAGCacacctcccctccaccacacCCAACTGCTACTATCAGATCCAATATCGGAACCTATGATCCAAATGTaccaaccaacatcatgCCTCATGCTacacatcatcc
It contains:
- a CDS encoding uncharacterized protein (COG:S;~EggNog:ENOG410Q23F) — translated: MVGLKSIKASTNTEELCHTWQNPSKSQDNPEDMLERWLNYWLNDCAETDKSWTLQKSVSFAQEELGAMKFRILLLAREAYYRGSLEVILHAPSSEPDYNPLGYDSADNARLQVEWSFECPFMPTDHNSNSILQYAMQQRKEGWVDLNGPKPLYGQFMRRRPPAYDSADDSTVRDRLFWLWGCDGPP
- a CDS encoding uncharacterized protein (COG:S;~EggNog:ENOG410PZ6D;~TransMembrane:1 (o6-30i)), whose protein sequence is MPPLTTLIAIAVSCSVVFIVSAIVGTVIWIRVRQDRLSLAVANAKQDGFALQQYQGETLTELSREEGTALRQYGQLPYGKPSEWGVLSSRESLILSPTDSDTSSPLDEKARDMRRSLSRSLSSRSARLSRHLLGPQRLSSLSPLTEHSEKRQSASPTVSGIDDNVPNSAVEGAFELATETTPRHTPDREEEQLKASLTSRPSSGTWPLKHHRERSGSLYPLMEDKQDGCNPSNGRVRGGSITAQTAGSAPEQPVPPPPCAYPPNRFRLSRNDSTCLSSLSLETADSSILEDSRRTSTNVDSTFTSPALPPCPTFAPFDANDVGRMEYDRRGLGPAPVVPSQFVFPSNSGTAWEARRLESPRSSPRRSLTTRSPNHSTERVSPPPRRTESLSEIKAKRDSSLWVKPLDLSRPPSLNPVPNGALVPHFSQMQRRSMYGDQKNELDPFYNVISNSASSTDTRLKPSTTGIPDGPLLGPNSHLRPPLPSALKGSSSTRKGHRRQNCVRISIHPPITFGGPVFSPTAEEPEETDEIDTSRAQVPNSSISHISVQSNGSGLTVSRASYDEQQKENSRVTEIPDEPSQGGPPKLKVNSPTDVGDHTLSIMDMEKSLPDIVTTLPPPRIDTNLSTTPSPEKNSPVWIIPHYNSSPTGFENSSNPGSPRRTAVKGPRQPPPRSTARGSFRSLNPLDDNAMTQSSPPMRHSRGPSMGKEPVRNTAESPLRPKNDPKNMVAPRYQGSPHHIVSPISYSQAQLWRPAAAVPKPPTANSGIIVPIWEDRASEPKGKGPRNSSVTSPSEPSAQVGRAKSHRLKPGPGSSRQGFRTPTKKPVGLGIGAATPGSLYDGDGFLKE
- the LXR3 gene encoding putative carbonyl reductase (COG:Q;~EggNog:ENOG410PJRP;~InterPro:IPR002347,IPR036291,IPR020904;~PFAM:PF00106,PF13561,PF08659;~go_function: GO:0016491 - oxidoreductase activity [Evidence IEA];~go_process: GO:0055114 - oxidation-reduction process [Evidence IEA]); this encodes MAASPQKDGHFVHDNTTAPAHPGLLSMFSLKGKTAIVTGAGAGIGLAVASGLAEAGANVAMWYSSNPSCIERAAEIASKYGVQAQAYKVEITKPEAVQEAVDQVVKDFNGRLDVFIANAGVPWTKGPMVDGPLDHYQNVVDVDLNGTFYCARAAATHWRRQKEEGTDINGNALNNFTYGSFVATASMSGHIVNFPQMQAAYNASKAAVIHLCRSLAVEWVRFARANTVSPGYIATEISNFIPTETKTVWKDKIPMGREGTPEELKGAYLYLASDASSYTTGADIVVDGGYCAP